A portion of the Streptomyces erythrochromogenes genome contains these proteins:
- a CDS encoding transglycosylase family protein — MGVRGRHRRYQPSSINRASLAVTAGGAGIALPLMGAGVADAASVDTWNKVAACESTNNWRINTGNGYYGGLQFSQSTWRAFGGTTYAPRADLATKEQQIAVAEKVLKGQGPQAWPHCGKGAGLTRGGPSPALAAQVPAQPQAGSQPRTREVKATPVQGTAPRPTGTSVLPNPYVVAPGDSLSAIATEQRVEGGWQALYETNRAVVGDNPNLIFPGQRLTMRVTTAPPAPPAQNPEKPPRTAEPVKPGEPAAEKPAERPAPKPTGKQAPKPAEKPVEKPVEKPAEKPDTRPASAQQKPAAGGFSAPVDAALGTAYRVSGSSWSSGYHTGVDFPVATGTTVKSVGPGQVVSAGWAGAYGYQVVIRHTDGRYSQYAHLSALGVKSGQQVSGGQRIGRSGSTGNSTGPHLHFEIRSAPGYGSDIDPLKYLRSHGVRI; from the coding sequence ATGGGCGTACGGGGCCGGCACCGCCGGTATCAGCCGAGCAGTATCAACCGGGCCTCGCTGGCCGTGACCGCGGGAGGCGCGGGGATCGCGCTCCCCCTGATGGGTGCCGGAGTGGCCGACGCGGCCTCCGTCGACACCTGGAACAAGGTCGCCGCCTGCGAGTCGACCAACAACTGGCGCATCAACACCGGCAACGGCTACTACGGCGGACTCCAGTTCAGCCAGAGCACCTGGCGGGCCTTCGGCGGGACCACGTACGCCCCGCGCGCCGACCTGGCCACCAAGGAACAGCAGATAGCGGTCGCGGAGAAGGTCCTCAAGGGGCAGGGGCCGCAGGCCTGGCCCCACTGCGGCAAGGGGGCGGGCCTCACGCGTGGCGGGCCGTCACCGGCCCTCGCCGCTCAGGTACCCGCTCAGCCCCAGGCCGGTTCGCAGCCCCGGACCCGGGAGGTGAAGGCGACCCCGGTACAGGGCACCGCGCCGCGCCCGACCGGAACCTCGGTCCTGCCCAACCCGTACGTCGTCGCGCCGGGCGACTCGCTCTCCGCGATAGCCACCGAGCAGCGCGTCGAGGGCGGCTGGCAGGCGCTCTACGAGACCAACCGGGCCGTCGTGGGCGACAACCCGAACCTGATCTTCCCCGGGCAGCGCCTCACGATGAGGGTCACCACCGCCCCGCCGGCTCCGCCCGCGCAGAACCCGGAGAAGCCGCCCCGGACCGCCGAGCCGGTCAAGCCCGGCGAGCCGGCCGCCGAGAAGCCGGCGGAGCGGCCCGCGCCGAAGCCGACCGGGAAGCAGGCCCCGAAACCGGCCGAGAAGCCCGTCGAGAAGCCTGTCGAAAAGCCGGCCGAGAAGCCCGACACCCGACCCGCCTCAGCGCAGCAGAAGCCGGCCGCGGGCGGGTTCTCCGCTCCCGTCGACGCCGCCCTCGGCACCGCGTACCGCGTCTCGGGATCCTCCTGGTCCAGCGGCTACCACACGGGCGTCGACTTTCCCGTGGCCACCGGCACCACCGTCAAGTCCGTCGGACCCGGCCAGGTCGTCTCCGCGGGCTGGGCCGGCGCCTACGGCTACCAGGTCGTCATCCGGCACACCGACGGCCGGTACTCCCAGTACGCCCACCTCTCGGCGCTCGGCGTGAAGTCGGGCCAGCAGGTCTCCGGAGGCCAGCGGATCGGCCGCTCCGGCTCGACCGGCAACAGCACCGGCCCGCACCTGCACTTCGAGATCCGCTCGGCACCCGGCTACGGCTCCGACATCGACCCCCTGAAATACCTGCGGAGCCACGGCGTCCGCATCTGA
- the gndA gene encoding NADP-dependent phosphogluconate dehydrogenase produces MSTSTAQIGVTGLAVMGSNLARNFARNGFTVAVHNRTTARTTALVEEFGHEGAFVAAESAKEFVDALERPRRIVIMVKAGDPTDAVIREFAPLLEEGDVIIDGGNAHFEDTRRRERELRAQGIHFVGVGISGGEEGALLGPSIMPGGSQESYASLGPLLEKIAAKAADGTPCTSHVGPDGAGHFVKMVHNGIEYADMQLIAEAYHLLREVAGYSPAKIAETFRDWNRGRLDSYLIEITAEVLAHTDAATGQAFVDVVADAAEQKGTGRWTVQIALDLGVPVSGIAEAVFARAVSGHADLRTAARGLAGPAPAALSPEAADAFAAQVEEALYASKIVSYTQGFHQIRAGSEEYDWNVDLGAVASLWRGGCIIRAAFLDRIRAAYDARPDLPSLLADERFAEEIGAAQEGWRSVIAAAVGAGIPVPAFAASLAYYDALRAERLPAALTQGQRDFFGAHTYRRTDREGSFHTLWSGDRSEVRTD; encoded by the coding sequence ATGAGCACCAGCACGGCCCAGATCGGCGTCACCGGCCTCGCAGTCATGGGCAGCAACCTCGCCCGCAACTTCGCTCGCAACGGATTCACCGTGGCCGTCCACAACCGCACCACCGCCAGGACCACGGCGCTGGTGGAGGAGTTCGGACACGAGGGCGCGTTCGTGGCCGCCGAGTCGGCCAAGGAGTTCGTCGATGCGCTGGAGCGCCCCCGACGCATCGTCATCATGGTGAAGGCCGGGGACCCCACCGATGCCGTGATCCGCGAGTTCGCCCCGCTCCTGGAGGAGGGCGACGTCATCATCGACGGCGGGAACGCGCACTTCGAGGACACCCGGCGTCGCGAGCGGGAACTGCGCGCACAGGGCATCCACTTCGTCGGCGTGGGCATCTCGGGCGGCGAGGAGGGCGCGCTGCTCGGCCCGAGCATCATGCCGGGCGGCTCACAGGAGTCGTACGCGTCGCTCGGCCCCCTGCTGGAGAAGATCGCGGCGAAGGCCGCCGACGGTACGCCGTGCACCTCCCACGTGGGTCCCGACGGCGCCGGACACTTCGTCAAGATGGTCCACAACGGCATCGAATACGCCGACATGCAGCTCATCGCCGAGGCCTACCACCTGCTGCGCGAGGTCGCCGGCTACTCCCCCGCGAAGATCGCGGAGACCTTCCGGGACTGGAACCGGGGCCGGCTGGACTCGTACCTGATCGAGATCACGGCGGAGGTGCTCGCCCACACGGACGCGGCGACCGGGCAGGCGTTCGTCGACGTCGTGGCCGACGCCGCCGAACAGAAGGGCACCGGGCGCTGGACCGTGCAGATCGCCCTGGACCTCGGCGTCCCGGTGTCGGGGATCGCCGAGGCCGTGTTCGCCCGCGCCGTCTCGGGCCACGCGGACCTGCGGACGGCCGCTCGCGGACTCGCGGGCCCGGCGCCCGCCGCGCTGTCGCCGGAGGCGGCGGACGCGTTCGCCGCGCAGGTGGAGGAGGCCCTGTACGCGTCGAAGATCGTCTCGTACACGCAGGGGTTCCACCAGATCCGGGCCGGCAGCGAGGAGTACGACTGGAACGTGGACCTGGGCGCGGTGGCCTCCCTGTGGCGCGGCGGCTGCATCATCCGGGCGGCGTTCCTCGACCGGATCCGCGCGGCCTACGACGCCCGGCCCGACCTGCCGAGCCTGCTGGCGGACGAGCGCTTCGCCGAGGAGATCGGGGCGGCGCAGGAGGGCTGGCGGTCGGTGATCGCGGCGGCGGTGGGCGCGGGCATTCCGGTGCCGGCCTTCGCCGCCTCGCTGGCGTACTACGACGCGCTGCGCGCGGAGCGGCTCCCCGCGGCCCTCACGCAGGGCCAGCGGGACTTCTTCGGGGCGCACACCTACCGGCGGACCGACCGCGAGGGCTCGTTCCACACCCTCTGGAGCGGCGACCGCTCCGAGGTCCGCACGGACTGA
- a CDS encoding aspartate/glutamate racemase family protein, which translates to MVTVPDLILLHTSPVHVPVFDALRDRHHPGAVLRHLVVPELLDRARAHGPSSVAPALLELLAGAGPGPALVTCSTIGATAEALAPAVGAPVLRVDRPMAAAAVRTGPRIAVLAALASTLAPTAELLAEEAGGRPVSVRTHLVAGAWECFEAGDTARYLAHVADAADAVTGADVIVLAQASMAGAAELATTGTPVLASPGPGLAAALALSH; encoded by the coding sequence GTGGTGACGGTCCCGGACCTGATCCTGCTGCACACCTCGCCCGTGCACGTCCCCGTCTTCGACGCGTTGCGCGACCGGCACCACCCGGGGGCCGTACTGCGGCACCTGGTGGTGCCGGAGCTGTTGGACCGGGCCCGCGCGCACGGGCCGTCGTCCGTGGCCCCGGCCCTGCTGGAACTGCTCGCCGGAGCCGGGCCGGGCCCCGCGCTGGTCACCTGCTCCACCATCGGGGCGACCGCCGAGGCGCTGGCTCCGGCCGTCGGCGCCCCGGTGCTGCGGGTGGACCGGCCGATGGCGGCCGCGGCCGTGCGCACCGGCCCGCGCATCGCCGTCCTCGCCGCCCTCGCATCGACCCTCGCCCCGACCGCGGAGCTGCTCGCCGAGGAGGCCGGCGGGCGGCCCGTGTCGGTCCGTACGCACCTCGTCGCCGGCGCCTGGGAGTGCTTCGAGGCGGGGGACACCGCCCGCTACCTCGCCCACGTGGCCGACGCCGCGGACGCCGTCACCGGTGCGGACGTCATCGTCCTGGCCCAGGCGTCCATGGCCGGCGCGGCCGAGCTGGCCACGACCGGGACCCCCGTACTGGCCAGCCCCGGCCCGGGCCTCGCCGCCGCGCTCGCCCTCTCGCACTGA
- a CDS encoding GNAT family N-acetyltransferase, which produces MPDSPSSPNAPIEFQDERKAGRLLAVEDGTAVGYIAYFVLAEPPHALVAVHTVVEPGHEGRGIAGGLVRTFYGLAGAEGVPVVPLCPYAASWAAKHPDEAPVAPAEVVAAAKAQLAAGSDLW; this is translated from the coding sequence ATGCCGGATAGCCCCAGCAGCCCGAACGCGCCGATCGAGTTCCAGGACGAGCGCAAAGCCGGGCGACTGCTCGCCGTCGAGGACGGGACGGCGGTCGGGTACATCGCCTACTTCGTGCTCGCCGAGCCGCCCCACGCCCTGGTGGCGGTGCACACGGTCGTCGAGCCGGGCCACGAGGGCCGGGGCATCGCCGGAGGTCTGGTGAGGACCTTCTACGGACTCGCCGGGGCCGAGGGCGTTCCCGTGGTTCCGCTCTGCCCGTATGCGGCGAGCTGGGCGGCCAAACACCCCGACGAGGCGCCCGTCGCGCCGGCCGAGGTCGTCGCGGCCGCGAAGGCGCAGCTGGCGGCCGGCTCGGACCTGTGGTGA
- the panD gene encoding aspartate 1-decarboxylase: MLRTMFKSKIHRATVTQADLHYVGSVTVDADLLDAADLLPGELVHIVDITNGARLETYVIEGERGSGVIGINGAAAHLVHPGDLVILISYAQVEDAEARSLKPRVVHVDADNRIVELGADPSAPVPGTDQERSPHAVALR, from the coding sequence ATGCTGCGTACGATGTTCAAGTCCAAGATCCACCGGGCTACCGTCACCCAGGCCGACCTGCACTACGTCGGGTCCGTGACCGTTGACGCCGACCTGCTGGACGCCGCCGATCTGCTGCCCGGGGAGCTCGTCCACATCGTGGACATCACCAACGGCGCGAGGCTGGAGACCTACGTCATCGAGGGCGAGCGCGGATCCGGCGTGATCGGGATCAACGGGGCCGCCGCGCACCTGGTGCACCCCGGGGACCTCGTCATCCTCATCAGCTATGCCCAGGTCGAGGACGCCGAGGCCCGGTCGCTGAAGCCCCGCGTCGTGCACGTCGACGCCGACAACCGGATCGTCGAACTGGGGGCCGACCCCTCCGCACCGGTACCGGGTACGGACCAGGAGCGCAGCCCCCACGCCGTCGCCCTCCGATAA
- a CDS encoding PadR family transcriptional regulator, producing MREFQRGAVRLHILHHAAEGEIHGAWMARELAGHGYQISPGTLYPTLHQLETDGLLVSEQRVVEGRTRRVYRATDAGKAALAEDRRALAELAREVLPAADLLRP from the coding sequence GTGAGGGAGTTCCAGCGGGGCGCGGTACGGCTGCACATCCTGCACCACGCGGCCGAAGGGGAGATCCACGGCGCGTGGATGGCCCGGGAACTCGCCGGTCACGGCTACCAGATCAGTCCGGGGACCCTGTATCCGACGCTTCACCAGCTGGAGACGGACGGGCTGCTGGTGTCCGAGCAGCGGGTGGTCGAGGGCCGCACCCGCCGGGTGTACCGGGCGACCGATGCGGGGAAGGCGGCGCTGGCCGAGGACCGGCGGGCACTGGCCGAGCTGGCCCGGGAGGTTCTGCCCGCGGCGGACCTCCTCCGCCCGTAG
- a CDS encoding ArsO family NAD(P)H-dependent flavin-containing monooxygenase — protein sequence MTQRTDVVVIGGGQAGLAAGYHLRRLGVEFVILDAEAAPGGAWQHTWDSLRLFSPAAYSSLPGRLMPVQPGEVYPDARHVVSYLADYEKRYELPVQREIRVDAVHRDSAFLRIETACGDWRARAVVSATGTWTRPFLPAVPGRRVFASRQLHTVQYRNSDDFAGQRVIVVGGGNSGAQIAADLAGAADLTWITRRPPRYLPDEIDGRALFDAATARRQALDAGRTDAGGVASLGDIVAVQPVRAARDAGLLTATPMFSRLTKQGVTWADGTSAQADAIVWCTGFRPDLAHLAPLRLRGTCGHIATIGTRAVDEPRLHLLGYGDWTGPAAATLIGLGRPAREAAREIAELIRA from the coding sequence ATGACGCAGCGCACGGACGTGGTGGTGATCGGCGGCGGCCAAGCAGGGCTCGCCGCCGGATACCACCTGCGCCGCCTGGGCGTCGAGTTCGTCATCCTCGACGCCGAGGCGGCACCCGGCGGAGCCTGGCAGCACACATGGGACTCGCTCCGCCTGTTCTCCCCGGCCGCCTACTCCTCGCTGCCCGGCCGGCTCATGCCCGTCCAGCCCGGCGAGGTCTATCCGGACGCGCGGCATGTGGTGTCGTACCTCGCCGACTACGAGAAGCGGTACGAGCTTCCCGTCCAGCGCGAAATCCGGGTCGATGCCGTCCACCGGGACAGTGCCTTCCTCCGCATCGAAACCGCCTGCGGTGACTGGCGGGCGCGTGCCGTTGTCAGTGCCACCGGCACCTGGACCCGGCCCTTCCTGCCCGCCGTCCCCGGCCGCCGCGTCTTCGCGAGCCGCCAGCTCCACACCGTGCAGTACCGCAACTCCGACGACTTCGCCGGGCAACGCGTGATCGTCGTTGGCGGCGGGAACTCCGGCGCGCAGATTGCCGCCGACCTCGCGGGTGCGGCCGACCTGACGTGGATCACCCGGCGTCCGCCCCGCTACCTGCCCGACGAGATCGATGGCCGTGCGCTCTTCGACGCCGCGACCGCCCGCCGCCAGGCCCTGGACGCCGGTCGCACGGACGCCGGTGGTGTCGCCTCCCTCGGCGACATCGTCGCCGTCCAGCCCGTACGCGCCGCCCGCGACGCCGGCCTCCTCACGGCGACGCCCATGTTCAGCCGCCTCACCAAGCAGGGCGTCACCTGGGCCGACGGGACGAGCGCGCAGGCTGACGCGATCGTCTGGTGCACCGGCTTCCGCCCGGACCTGGCGCACCTCGCCCCGCTCCGCCTGCGCGGTACCTGCGGTCACATCGCCACGATCGGCACCCGCGCCGTCGACGAACCCCGCCTGCACCTGTTGGGTTACGGCGACTGGACCGGCCCCGCCGCCGCCACCCTCATCGGCCTCGGCCGCCCCGCGCGCGAAGCCGCACGCGAGATCGCGGAACTGATCCGAGCCTGA
- a CDS encoding aquaporin, which produces MSVTEPVAAPAAASGIAADAPQPAPGATPPQTPLIARAAAELVGTAALVAVVVGSGIQATELSQDVGLQLLANSTATVFGLGVLIVLLGPVSGAHFNPAVTLAEWWTARRGGAGVTARELAAYVPSQIAGAIAGAILADAMFGEPLVKWSTHDRSAGNLLLGEVVATAGLILLVFGLARTDRLRFAPVAVASYIGAAYWFTSSTSFANPAVTIGRAFTDTFAGIAPASVPGFIGAQLAGVIVGLALVAVIFMRGRTAPSGVPAA; this is translated from the coding sequence TTGTCCGTCACCGAGCCCGTCGCCGCCCCCGCAGCGGCGTCCGGCATAGCCGCCGACGCACCCCAGCCCGCACCCGGCGCGACCCCACCCCAGACCCCGTTGATCGCCCGCGCCGCCGCCGAACTCGTCGGCACCGCGGCGCTCGTGGCGGTGGTGGTCGGCTCCGGCATCCAGGCCACCGAGCTCAGCCAGGACGTGGGCCTGCAGTTGCTGGCCAACTCCACCGCCACCGTCTTCGGGCTCGGCGTACTGATCGTCCTCCTCGGCCCGGTCTCCGGTGCCCATTTCAACCCGGCCGTCACGCTGGCGGAGTGGTGGACCGCCCGCCGCGGCGGTGCCGGCGTCACCGCCCGCGAGCTGGCCGCCTACGTGCCGTCGCAGATCGCCGGCGCGATCGCGGGCGCGATCCTCGCGGACGCGATGTTCGGCGAACCGCTGGTCAAGTGGTCCACTCACGACCGCTCCGCCGGAAACCTCCTCCTCGGCGAGGTCGTCGCCACCGCGGGTCTGATCCTGCTGGTCTTCGGCCTGGCCCGCACCGACCGCCTGCGCTTCGCACCCGTCGCGGTCGCCTCGTACATCGGCGCCGCGTACTGGTTCACCTCCTCGACCTCCTTCGCGAACCCGGCCGTCACCATAGGCCGGGCGTTCACCGACACCTTCGCGGGCATCGCCCCCGCCTCGGTCCCGGGTTTCATCGGCGCCCAGCTGGCCGGTGTGATCGTTGGCCTGGCACTGGTGGCGGTCATCTTCATGCGTGGCAGGACCGCGCCCTCCGGAGTTCCCGCGGCATGA
- a CDS encoding ArsR/SmtB family transcription factor, translated as MMTSVDTELIRVLADPLRLQIVTLLARETLCTTHLVEETGAKQTNLSNHLRVLREAGVVETEPCGRYIYYRLRPEVIEAIAGQFADLAQTARATAEANLKRSCP; from the coding sequence ATGATGACGTCAGTCGACACTGAACTGATCCGAGTCCTGGCAGACCCCCTCAGGCTTCAGATCGTGACCCTGCTCGCCCGCGAGACGCTGTGCACCACCCATCTCGTGGAGGAGACGGGCGCCAAGCAGACGAACCTCTCGAACCACCTGAGGGTTCTCCGCGAGGCGGGGGTCGTGGAGACGGAGCCGTGCGGACGGTACATCTACTACCGCCTGCGCCCGGAAGTCATCGAGGCCATCGCCGGCCAGTTCGCCGACCTCGCTCAGACCGCGCGTGCCACCGCCGAAGCGAACCTCAAGCGGTCCTGCCCATAG
- a CDS encoding arsenate reductase ArsC, which translates to MSEQSGKPSVLFVCVHNAGRSQMAAAWLSHLAGDRVEVRSAGSAPADSVNPAAVEAMREVGIDMSAETPKILTLDAVKASDVCITMGCGDTCPVFPGKRYLDWKLEDPAGQGVEAVRPIRDEIKKLIEGLIAEISPEPVA; encoded by the coding sequence ATGTCCGAGCAGTCCGGCAAGCCTTCTGTCCTGTTCGTCTGCGTCCACAACGCCGGCCGCTCCCAGATGGCCGCCGCGTGGCTGAGCCACCTGGCCGGGGACCGTGTCGAGGTCCGCTCGGCCGGGTCCGCCCCCGCCGACTCGGTGAACCCGGCCGCGGTCGAGGCGATGCGCGAGGTCGGCATCGACATGTCCGCCGAAACCCCGAAGATCCTCACCCTCGACGCGGTCAAGGCTTCCGACGTGTGCATCACCATGGGCTGCGGCGACACCTGCCCCGTCTTCCCGGGCAAGCGGTACCTGGACTGGAAGCTCGAGGACCCGGCCGGTCAGGGCGTCGAGGCAGTCCGCCCGATCCGCGACGAGATCAAGAAGCTCATCGAGGGCCTGATCGCGGAGATCTCCCCGGAGCCTGTGGCGTGA
- a CDS encoding FAD-dependent oxidoreductase, whose product MRVVVVGAGPTGLATACGLRAVGVPVRVVARHLGPPAVTSRALGLQPRGAEVLDRLGALGDLPERSVRIAYIVTHVDGRPLARLRVGQPTKLVIRPGPAHFPGRGRDPAR is encoded by the coding sequence ATGCGGGTCGTTGTGGTAGGTGCAGGGCCAACGGGGCTGGCGACTGCCTGCGGACTGCGCGCCGTGGGCGTCCCCGTTCGGGTCGTGGCAAGGCACCTGGGCCCGCCGGCGGTGACGTCCCGCGCGCTGGGTCTGCAGCCTCGCGGGGCGGAGGTGCTCGACCGCCTCGGGGCGCTCGGAGACCTGCCCGAGCGATCGGTGCGGATCGCGTACATCGTCACGCATGTCGACGGCAGGCCGCTGGCGCGGCTCCGGGTGGGACAGCCCACGAAGCTGGTGATCAGGCCGGGGCCTGCTCATTTCCCGGGCCGAGGTCGAGACCCGGCTAGGTGA
- a CDS encoding potassium channel family protein: MKWLITIAGAVLVLVVLRDVFHTLWHPTRHGGLSRLVMTALWRLSSRLPLRRRASGLAGPLAMVVVVAAWALTAVIGWAFIYWPHMPQAFTYTPGLRPAEHSGFPDALYLSLVHISTLGLGDIAPAEGWLRILAPVEAIVGFALLSATVAWTLGIYPALARRRALALRLSHLARTHPSTEQIDADAGATILDGLAGAVSVVSVDFQQYAESYYFHDGDDRTSLARQITSALNLADQAASARHPDVRLSAAVLRAALDDLAAILDERFLHTGGTAREVFESFASDHGRHAAGRG; encoded by the coding sequence ATGAAGTGGTTGATCACCATCGCGGGCGCAGTCCTCGTCCTGGTCGTCCTGCGGGACGTGTTCCATACCCTGTGGCACCCCACGCGCCACGGTGGCCTCAGTCGCCTGGTCATGACGGCGCTGTGGCGGCTGTCATCCCGCCTGCCGCTGCGCCGCCGGGCCTCAGGACTGGCGGGCCCCCTCGCGATGGTGGTGGTCGTCGCCGCGTGGGCCCTCACCGCGGTCATCGGATGGGCTTTCATCTACTGGCCGCACATGCCACAGGCGTTCACCTACACCCCTGGCCTGCGCCCCGCCGAACACTCCGGCTTCCCGGACGCCCTGTACCTCTCCCTGGTCCACATCTCCACCCTCGGCCTGGGCGACATCGCACCCGCCGAAGGGTGGCTGCGCATCCTCGCCCCCGTGGAGGCCATCGTCGGCTTCGCCCTGCTCAGCGCCACGGTGGCCTGGACCCTCGGCATCTACCCCGCCCTCGCCCGGCGCCGGGCCCTCGCCCTGCGGCTCTCGCACCTTGCCCGTACCCATCCTTCGACGGAGCAGATCGACGCCGACGCGGGCGCAACCATTCTCGACGGCCTGGCCGGAGCCGTCTCCGTGGTGTCCGTCGACTTCCAGCAGTACGCCGAGTCCTACTACTTCCACGACGGGGACGACCGCACCTCCCTCGCCCGCCAGATCACCTCGGCCCTGAATCTGGCGGACCAGGCGGCGAGCGCCCGTCACCCGGACGTCCGGCTCTCCGCCGCAGTGCTGCGGGCAGCGCTGGACGACCTGGCGGCCATCCTCGACGAACGCTTTCTGCACACAGGCGGCACGGCGCGCGAGGTCTTCGAGTCCTTCGCGAGTGATCACGGCCGTCACGCCGCGGGTCGCGGCTGA